The Panicum hallii strain FIL2 chromosome 9, PHallii_v3.1, whole genome shotgun sequence genome has a window encoding:
- the LOC112874391 gene encoding GDSL esterase/lipase At5g55050-like produces the protein MGAATVAASSSRPMAVAAAIALLAAASFLAAAAAPVPAIYVLGDSLADVGNNNHLPTILRADFPHNGIDFPGRKATGRFSNGKNSVDFLADNLGLASPPPYLALSKSSNANYANGVNFASGGAGVLNSTNKDQCISFDKQIDYISSVSASLAQSLGQAQAAAHLSKSLFAITIGSNDIIHYARSSSSSAATAGGAGDPSQQFVDALIQALTGQLQRLYDLGARKLVFLGTGPVGCCPSLRELSASKDCSAVANGVSVRYNAAAASLLGGMVARHPDMHYALFDSSAALLRFIDQPAAYGFAEARAACCGLGDMNAKIGCTPLSFYCANRTSHVFWDFYHPTETTARKLTSTAFDGAAPLIFPINIRQLSAL, from the exons ATGGGCGCTGCTACCGTGGCCGCCTCCTCGTCTCGGCCCatggctgttgctgctgctatcGCCTTGTTGGCGGCAGCTTcgttcctggcggcggcggcggcgcccgtgcCGGCGATCTACGTGCTCGGCGACTCCCTCGCGGACGTCGGGAACAACAACCACCTGCCGACGATCCTCAGGGCCGACTTCCCGCACAACGGCATCGACTTCCCGGGGAGGAAGGCCACCGGCAGGTTCAGCAACGGCAAGAACTCCGTCGACTTCCTCG CCGACAACCTTGGGCTGGCGAGCCCGCCGCCATACCTCGCCCTGTCCAAGAGCAGCAACGCCAACTACGCGAACGGCGTCAACTTCGCTTCCGGTGGTGCCGGCGTCCTCAACTCCACCAACAAG GACCAATGCATCAGCTTCGACAAGCAGATCGACTACATCTCGTCGGTGTCGGCGTCCCTGGCGCAGAGCCTGGGCCAGGCGCAGGCTGCGGCGCACCTGTCCAAGTCCCTCTTCGCCATCACCATCGGCAGCAACGACATCATCCACTACGCCAGGTCCAGCTCCAGCTCCGCAGccacggccggcggcgccggcgacccGTCGCAGCAGTTCGTGGACGCCCTGATCCAGGCGCTCACGGGCCAGCTGCAGCGGCTCTACGACCTGGGCGCGCGCAAGCTGGTGTTCCTCGGCACGGGGCCCGTCGGCTGCTGCCCGTCGCTGCGGGAGCTGAGCGCCTCCAAGGACTGCAGCGCCGTGGCCAACGGCGTCTCCGTCCGGTACAACGCCGCAGCGGCGTCGCTCCTGGGCGGCATGGTGGCGCGCCACCCGGACATGCACTACGCGCTCTTCGACTCCTCGGCGGCGCTGCTCCGGTTCATCGACCAGCCGGCGGCGTACGGGTTCGCCGAGGCCAGGGCGGCGTGCTGCGGGCTCGGCGACATGAACGCCAAGATCGGGTGCACGCCGCTGAGCTTCTACTGCGCCAACAGGACCAGCCACGTCTTCTGGGACTTCTACCATCCCACCGAGACCACAGCCCGGAAGCTCACCAGCACGGCGTTCGACGGGGCGGCGCCGCTCATCTTCCCCATCAACATCAGGCAGCTCAGTGCTCTGTAG
- the LOC112874390 gene encoding pentatricopeptide repeat-containing protein At1g62914, mitochondrial-like, translating to MGSSASTAAALLALPSPSSSSSDDSDDADEARILPPSPALEPEAASPPPPPQQQQPARRWLDLERDCNMAMKALARAGDVAQVADLFAELAHSASAAGAAPGVLCYNTLLNALAEHGRAAEARGVFDGMLAAGVAPTASSFNILVKLYAWRTAEFHLAYDEIHGMRGHGVVPDVGTYSTLVTGLCRAGRLDEAWGVLDWMLQEGCRPMVHTYTPILQGYCRNGHIEEARKLIDFMEGAGCPPNSVTYNILIKALCDDGRFDEVEQVLDEIKTKGLKPSSVTYNTYMDALSKKGMGEKALRLVEDMQCEGLKLTAFTLSIVINCCCWNSKFSEVIPLLERSTELDWCAAVVAYNTVMSRLCDTGRWLAILELLADMIKKGIIPNTRTFNILINSLCTRGKLSIVKNLVFNHRFPANVVTYNTLIHWSYYHGKASDAENMFEYMTQVANIAPDEVTYTIMVDGFCRQGEFDKATDCFKGSLKNRLSKDLLTALLNRLGRKERIWNILDIFEEIERRGFVRDHMIFEGTIRSFCRFGFRQYTKMFNLEFLLDGMLGPGKELYPTHKGRGKR from the coding sequence ATGGGTtcctccgcctccaccgccgccgccctcctcgccCTGCCCTCCCCCTCCTCATCTTCCTCCGACGACTCCGACGACGCTGACGAAGCCAGGATCCTCCCGCCCTCGCCCGCGCTGGAGCCGGAGGCAGcctccccgcccccgcccccgcagcagcagcagccggcgcGGCGGTGGCTGGACCTGGAGCGCGACTGCAACATGGCAATGAAGGCGCTGGCGCGCGCGGGGGACGTCGCGCAGGTCGCCGACCTCTTCGCCGAGCTCGCGCactccgcctcggccgccggcgcGGCGCCCGGCGTCCTCTGCTACAACACGCTCCTCAACGCGCTCGCGGAGCACGGCCGCGCGGCGGAGGCCCGCGGGGTGTTCGACGGAATGCTCGCGGCGGGCGTGGCGCCCACCGCCTCGTCCTTCAACATCCTCGTCAAGCTCTACGCGTGGCGGACCGCGGAGTTCCACCTCGCGTACGACGAGATCCACGGGATGCGGGGCCACGGGGTAGTGCCCGACGTCGGCACCTACTCCACGCTCGTCACCGGGCTGTGCCGCGCGGGGAGGCTCGACGAGGCGTGGGGCGTGCTCGATTGGATGCTGCAGGAGGGGTGCCGCCCGATGGTGCACACCTACACGCCCATCTTGCAGGGTTATTGCCGCAATGGCCATATTGAGGAGGCTAGGAAGCTCATAGACTTTATGGAGGGTGCCGGTTGCCCACCCAATTCTGTCACTTACAATATTCTGATCAAGGCATTGTGTGATGATGGCAGATTCGATGAAGTCGAGCAGGTTTTAGATGAGATTAAAACTAAGGGCCTCAAGCCCAGTTCAGTGACCTATAATACATATATGGATGCTCTCAGCAAGAAAGGCATGGGTGAGAAAGCACTTCGGCTGGTCGAGGACATGCAATGTGAAGGTTTGAAACTCACAGCTTTTACTTTGAGTATTGTTATAAACTGCTGTTGCTGGAACTCGAAGTTTTCAGAAGTCATTCCCTTATTAGAGAGGAGCACGGAGTTAGATTGGTGTGCTGCTGTTGTTGCATACAACACTGTCATGAGCAGACTATGTGACACGGGCAGAtggttggctattctggagctCTTGGCGGACATGATCAAGAAAGGCATCATCCCAAACACGCGTACGTTCAACATTTTGATTAATAGTCTTTGCACCAGGGGGAAGCTTTCCATAGTAAAGAATCTGGTTTTTAATCATCGGTTTCCTGCAAATGTTGTGACATACAATACACTTATCCATTGGTCTTACTACCATGGGAAGGCTAGTGATGCGGAGAACATGTTTGAGTACATGACACAAGTAGCCAATATTGCTCCAGATGAAGTCACCTATACCATAATGGTTGATGGATTTTGCCGACAAGGAGAATTTGATAAGGCTACTGATTGTTTTAAAGGATCTCTCAAGAATAGACTGTCAAAGGATCTTCTTACTGCCCTTTTAAATAGGCTTGGTCGCAAGGAAAGAATCTGGAACATACTTGATATATTCGAGGAAATTGAAAGACGAGGTTTTGTCCGTGATCACATGATATTTGAGGGTACAATTAGATCATTTTGTAGGTTTGGTTTTCGTCAGTACACAAAGATGTTTAATCTGGAATTTCTTCTTGATGGAATGTTGGGACCTGGCAAGGAACTATACCCTACCCATAAGGGTCGAGGAAAGAGATAA
- the LOC112874392 gene encoding probable cinnamyl alcohol dehydrogenase 1, with protein sequence MASESGDGNCDAWAARDPSGVLSPYKFSRRAVQSGDVSLKITHCGVCYADVIWTQNRHNDSKYPLVPGHEIAGVVTEVGSDVKGFKVGDHVGVGTYVNSCRDCENCNSSLENHCPKSVFTFNGIDTDGTVTKGGYSTHIVVHERYCFKIPDGYPLAKAAPLLCAGITVYTPMMRHNMKQPGKSLGVIGLGGLGHMAVKFGKAFGLKVTVFSTSESKREEAINLLGADNFVISSNTQQMESLKNSLHFIVDTASGDHPFDPYLSLLKVGGVMAIVCFPSEIKVHPASLNLGARTLSGSIVGGTKDIQEMVNFCAANKIYPEIEIIKIDYINEALTRLVNRDVKYRFVIDIENSFK encoded by the exons ATGGCTTCGGAATCAGGGGACGGCAACTGCGATGCTTGGGCAGCGAGAGATCCCTCTGGGGTTCTCTCACCATACAAGTTTAGCCGCAG GGCAGTGCAAAGCGGCGATGTCTCATTGAAGATCACACACTGTGGAGTCTGTTATGCTGACGTTATTTGGACACAAAATAGGCACAATGATTCGAAATATCCTTTGGTTCCTGG GCATGAGATAGCTGGAGTTGTAACTGAGGTCGGTTCAGATGTCAAAGGCTTTAAAGTGGGTGACCATGTAGGTGTCGGAACCTATGTGAACTCATGCCGAGATTGTGAGAATTGCAATAGCTCTCTAGAGAACCACTGTCCAAAATCAGTTTTTACTTTCAATGGCATTGATACAGATGGCACTGTCACAAAGGGGGGTTACTCCACGCACATTGTAGTCCATGAAAG gtactgcTTCAAAATACCAGATGGCTACCCTTTGGCAAAGGCAGCACCTCTTCTATGTGCTGGAATCACTGTGTACACTCCAATGATGCGACACAACATGAAACAACCTGGAAAATCACTAGGGGTCATTGGACTAGGTGGGCTGGGTCACATGGCAGTGAAATTTGGTAAAGCCTTTGGTCTTAAGGTCACAGTTTTCAGTACAAGTGAATCAAAGAGAGAGGAAGCCATCAACCTCCTTGGAGCAGATAATTTTGTTATATCATCAAACACACAGCAGATGGAG TCCCTGAAAAACTCTCTCCACTTCATAGTTGACACTGCTTCCGGTGACCATCCATTTGATCCATATCTCTCACTCCTAAAGGTTGGTGGTGTGATGGCAATAGTGTGCTTTCCAAGTGAGATCAAAGTGCATCCTGCAAGCCTTAATCTTG GTGCACGGACCTTGTCTGGTAGTATTGTTGGAGGTACAAAAGATATCCAAGAAATGGTTAACTTCTGTGCAGCGAACAAAATCTATCCAGAGATTGAGATCATCAAGATAGATTATATCAATGAGGCTCTCACAAGGCTTGTTAATCGAGACGTGAAATACCGCTTCGTAATCGACATTGAGAACTCCTTCAAGTAG
- the LOC112877964 gene encoding probable membrane metalloprotease ARASP2, chloroplastic, whose protein sequence is MITTHLHPSPTPKPRCPSPLHSYSHHHLAVHIPLPRRHRHLARPPAAAAAPDLLASVESVASAASVLAAIVLVHESGHFIAAASRGIHVSQFSIGFGPALARFRLGPVEYALRAIPLGGYVGFPDDDPESGFAPDDPDLLRNRPVPDRLLVVSAGVAANLAFAFLIVYAQALTVGVPVQAQLPGVLVPEVLPGSAAARAGLLPGDIILAVPGAAPDPSVPVLVDLIKASPSKKVPITVSRTAPGAVDRQSVELTVVPDTSVDGTGRIGVQLSPNFRVTRVRPQNLADATVLAVREFTLLTGTVFDGLRQTLLNFSQSAEKVSGPVAIIAVGAEVARSSADGLFQFAAVINLNLAAINLLPLPALDGGTLALILLEAARGGRKIPREVEQGIMSSGILVVLMIGIFLIVRDTLNLDFIKEIL, encoded by the coding sequence ATGATTACCACCCATCTCCATCCCTCCCCAACCCCCAAGCCCCGCTGCCCGTCCCCCCTCCATTCCTACTCCCACCACCACCTCGCCGTGCACATCCCgctcccccgccgccaccgccacctcgccaggcccccggccgccgccgccgcgccggaccTCCTCGCCAGCGTCGAGTCCGTGGCCTCCGCGGCCTCCGTCCTGGCCGCCATCGTGCTGGTCCACGAGTCGGGCCACTTCATCGCCGCGGCGTCGCGCGGCATCCACGTCTCCCAGTTCTCCATCGGCTTCGGCCCGGCGCTCGCCCGCTTCCGCCTCGGCCCCGTCGAGTACGCGCTCCGCGCCATCCCGCTCGGCGGCTACGTCGGCTTCCCCGATGACGACCCGGAGTCCGGCTTCGCGCCCGACGACCCCGACCTCCTCCGCAACCGCCCCGTCCCCGACCGCCTCCTCGTCGTCTCCGCCGGCGTCGCCGCCAACCTCGCCTTCGCCTTTCTCATCGTCTACGCGCAGGCGCTCACCGTCGGCGTCCCCGTCCAGGCGCAGCTCCCGGGGGTGCTCGTGCCCGAGGTCCTCCcgggctccgccgccgcccgcgcggggCTCCTCCCCGGGGATATCATCCTCGCCGTCCCCGGCGCCGCGCCGGACCCGTCCGTCCCCGTCCTCGTCGACCTCATCAAGGCCAGCCCCAGCAAGAAGGTGCCCATCACCGTCTCAAGAACCGCGCCCGGGGCGGTCGACAGGCAGTCCGTTGAGCTCACCGTCGTGCCGGACACAAGCGTCGATGGCACCGGGCGCATCGGCGTGCAGCTTTCGCCCAATTTCCGGGTCACGCGCGTGCGCCCCCAGAACCTGGCCGACGCTACCGTCCTCGCCGTGCGCGAGTTCACGCTCTTGACCGGGACGGTGTTCGACGGGCTCAGGCAGACattgctaaacttctcgcaGTCGGCAGAAAAGGTGTCCGGCCCTGTGGCCATCATCGCAGTTGGGGCAGAGGTGGCCAGGTCAAGCGCCGACGGTCTTTTTCAGTTTGCAGCAGTGATTAATCTCAACCTTGCGGCAATAAACTTGTTGCCGTTGCCAGCGTTGGACGGTGGGACGTTGGCATTGATCCTTCTTGAGGCAGCCCGTGGCGGTCGCAAGATTCCCCGTGAAGTTGAGCAGGGGATCATGTCTTCAGGAATATTGGTGGTGCTGATGATTGGCATCTTCCTCATTGTGCGCGACACGCTCAATCTTGACTTCATCAAGGAGATTTTGTGA